The following coding sequences are from one Streptomyces angustmyceticus window:
- a CDS encoding helix-turn-helix transcriptional regulator — MKSSRLLSIVLLLQTRGRVPAAELAERLEVSTRTVYRDIEALSAAGVPVYAERGRHGGIALLPGFRTDVTGMTTDEARALFILAAQGAHSALGLDDALRSALQKVMAALPAPHRPAAELAGRRILVDPDKWTTRPSSAAITEDGPTGRRATVDLDVLHTAVFTDLRLRIGYRHSGETRLRRYTVDPYGLVAKAGTWYLVADRRGRPQLFRADRVASATLTEVPVRRRAGVELAEVWQLLRRRVEHRPAEVRVTARIRRDRLDLAVRILGGALTGPPRTEDGDGTGAGEWATLDLAFPVLPAVRQLLQFGDSLEVLAPPEARRVMAEAAAALTTLYAGAVADRPS, encoded by the coding sequence GTGAAGTCGTCCCGTCTGCTCTCGATCGTGCTGCTGCTCCAGACCCGCGGCCGGGTGCCGGCCGCGGAGCTCGCCGAGCGGCTGGAGGTCTCCACCCGGACCGTCTACCGCGATATCGAGGCACTGTCGGCGGCCGGGGTGCCGGTCTACGCCGAACGCGGGCGGCACGGCGGGATCGCGCTGCTGCCCGGCTTCCGTACGGATGTCACGGGGATGACCACCGACGAGGCGCGCGCCCTGTTCATCCTGGCCGCACAGGGCGCCCACTCCGCGCTCGGCCTGGACGACGCGCTCCGCTCGGCGCTGCAGAAGGTGATGGCGGCGCTGCCGGCCCCGCACCGGCCGGCCGCGGAGCTGGCCGGCCGCCGCATCCTGGTCGACCCGGACAAGTGGACGACCCGCCCGTCGTCCGCCGCCATCACGGAGGACGGGCCCACCGGCCGCCGCGCGACGGTCGACCTCGATGTCCTGCACACGGCCGTCTTCACCGACCTCCGGCTGCGCATCGGCTACCGCCACAGCGGCGAGACCCGGCTGCGGAGGTACACGGTCGACCCGTATGGGCTGGTGGCCAAGGCCGGCACCTGGTACCTCGTCGCCGACCGGCGCGGCCGGCCGCAGCTCTTCCGGGCCGACCGGGTGGCGTCCGCGACTCTCACCGAGGTCCCCGTACGGCGCCGCGCGGGCGTGGAGCTGGCCGAGGTCTGGCAGCTGCTGCGGCGCCGGGTGGAGCACCGGCCCGCGGAGGTACGGGTGACCGCACGGATCCGCCGTGACCGACTGGATCTGGCGGTGCGGATCCTCGGCGGGGCGCTGACCGGACCGCCCCGTACGGAGGACGGCGACGGGACCGGAGCCGGCGAGTGGGCCACCCTCGACCTCGCCTTCCCCGTCCTCCCCGCCGTCCGCCAACTGCTCCAGTTCGGCGACTCCCTGGAAGTACTCGCCCCACCCGAGGCCCGCCGGGTGATGGCGGAGGCCGCCGCCGCCCTCACCACTCTCTACGCCGGGGCGGTGGCGGACCGCCCGTCCTGA
- a CDS encoding DUF3159 domain-containing protein, with protein sequence MDPGARREDVTATAVRRRLLRAVIDVAPVFGFTVSFAVTHRLAVALALAIAAGAAVCVHRLVRGEPIRRPLAALGLVCVGGVLAARTGQAANFFLPSLVVHCVVSVVTPVLLVLGWPPMGLLVGAVTGERTRWRRCQVRRRAFTKGNLVILAGHLLMLAIQLPLFFSGRTVALGSVDVLGPIALALAALWGWRIYRRAVGTHRCTAHDRPSAEISPCVERAA encoded by the coding sequence GTGGATCCTGGAGCACGTCGCGAGGACGTCACCGCAACCGCTGTCCGTCGTCGGCTGCTTCGCGCGGTGATCGATGTCGCGCCGGTCTTCGGGTTCACCGTGAGCTTTGCGGTCACGCACCGGCTTGCCGTGGCGCTGGCGCTGGCCATCGCGGCCGGGGCTGCCGTGTGTGTCCACCGGTTGGTGCGTGGGGAACCGATCCGGCGTCCGCTCGCCGCCCTGGGGCTGGTCTGCGTCGGGGGTGTGCTGGCCGCCCGCACCGGTCAGGCCGCCAACTTCTTCTTGCCCAGTTTGGTCGTGCACTGCGTGGTGAGTGTGGTGACGCCGGTCCTGCTGGTTCTCGGATGGCCGCCGATGGGCCTGCTGGTCGGCGCGGTGACGGGAGAGCGGACCAGGTGGCGGCGCTGCCAGGTGCGCCGTCGGGCCTTCACCAAGGGGAACCTGGTGATCCTCGCCGGGCACCTGCTGATGCTGGCGATCCAGCTCCCGCTGTTCTTCTCCGGTCGGACCGTCGCCCTTGGCTCGGTCGACGTTCTTGGCCCGATCGCCCTTGCGCTGGCCGCGCTGTGGGGGTGGCGCATCTACCGCCGCGCCGTCGGTACACACCGCTGTACCGCCCATGACCGCCCGAGCGCCGAGATCTCTCCTTGTGTGGAAAGGGCTGCGTGA
- a CDS encoding ferredoxin, translating into MKITIDEDKCVGAGQCVLAAAEVFDQRDEDGVVVLLDSAPPQELLADVEDAAARCPALAIEVEK; encoded by the coding sequence ATGAAGATCACCATTGACGAGGACAAGTGCGTGGGTGCCGGCCAGTGTGTGCTGGCCGCCGCTGAGGTCTTCGACCAGCGCGATGAGGACGGCGTCGTCGTCCTGCTCGACTCCGCCCCGCCGCAAGAGCTCCTGGCCGACGTCGAGGACGCTGCCGCGCGCTGCCCCGCGCTGGCCATCGAGGTGGAGAAGTAG
- a CDS encoding NAD(P)/FAD-dependent oxidoreductase: MDHIVVVGASAAGLTAADTLRREGFTGTLTMVGDELRPPYDRPPLSKQVLAGEWEPHKATLRQESDVQRLRLQMVLGHRATEVDPAARAITLDGRERIGYDGLIVATGLRPRHLPFGHDLAGVHVLRTLDDTLTLRAELLGGPRVVVIGAGFLGSEIAATARGLGLDVTLVDVETTPLARQIGSDVGELVARTHRDHGVDVRMRRHVTGMTGQNGRVAAVVLDDGSRLAADVVVVAIGSVPATDWLTDSGIPLGDGVLCDPTCKAAPGVYAAGDVANWPHPLVGGRIRLEQRTNATLQAVTAAKNLLSDPDGALPYAPMPFGWTDQYDTKIQIHGWCPPDAHVEVVDGDVRSRTFVALYRTGGRVVGALGWNSPRALLRYRGHIAQHPGA, encoded by the coding sequence ATGGACCACATCGTTGTGGTGGGCGCCTCGGCCGCGGGCCTGACCGCGGCCGACACCCTGCGCCGTGAGGGCTTCACCGGCACGCTCACCATGGTCGGTGACGAACTGCGGCCCCCGTACGACCGGCCACCGTTGTCCAAACAGGTCCTGGCCGGCGAGTGGGAACCCCACAAGGCCACCTTGCGCCAGGAAAGCGACGTCCAACGCCTGCGGTTGCAAATGGTGTTGGGGCATCGGGCAACCGAGGTGGACCCGGCGGCACGCGCCATCACCCTGGACGGCAGGGAACGGATCGGCTACGACGGGTTGATCGTCGCAACCGGTCTGAGGCCGCGGCATCTGCCGTTCGGCCACGACCTGGCCGGGGTGCACGTACTGCGCACCCTCGACGACACCCTCACGCTGCGCGCCGAACTGCTGGGCGGGCCCCGCGTGGTGGTGATCGGCGCGGGGTTCCTCGGCAGTGAGATCGCGGCCACCGCACGCGGCCTTGGCCTGGATGTCACCCTCGTCGACGTCGAGACCACTCCGCTGGCCAGGCAAATCGGTTCCGATGTGGGCGAGTTGGTGGCGCGGACGCATCGCGATCACGGGGTTGATGTGCGCATGCGCCGCCATGTCACCGGCATGACCGGGCAGAACGGCCGGGTCGCCGCGGTGGTGCTCGATGACGGCAGCCGCCTCGCTGCCGACGTGGTCGTGGTGGCCATCGGCTCGGTACCGGCCACCGACTGGCTGACCGACTCCGGGATCCCGCTGGGGGACGGCGTGCTGTGCGACCCCACCTGCAAGGCGGCGCCAGGCGTGTACGCGGCCGGGGATGTCGCCAACTGGCCGCATCCCCTGGTCGGTGGGCGGATCCGGCTGGAACAGCGGACCAACGCCACCTTGCAGGCCGTCACCGCCGCCAAGAACCTCCTCTCCGACCCCGACGGTGCGTTGCCTTACGCCCCGATGCCGTTCGGCTGGACCGACCAGTACGACACCAAGATCCAAATCCATGGCTGGTGCCCGCCGGACGCGCATGTCGAGGTGGTCGACGGCGACGTGCGGTCCCGCACGTTCGTCGCGCTGTACCGCACGGGCGGCCGGGTCGTCGGCGCGCTCGGCTGGAACAGCCCACGCGCCCTGCTGCGGTACCGCGGGCACATTGCCCAGCACCCCGGCGCCTGA
- a CDS encoding cytochrome P450 → MTCPAHEPVPLPRERHHPLEPVRETTRLLREEPVRKVRFPNGIDAWLISGHEYFRAVMGDPQRFSSRKDETDPQMRAVSRPPVDNPAAFNRADGAQHQHYRRKLTGQFMVKRIAALRPRIQQIVDEHLDAVAARPAPVDLVNTFTLPVPSLVIAELLGVPYEHRQAFQDAASKMLGLNPTADEVQQSFARLAAILESVFDARLSDPRDDLISRLLHEQPDLSRAELTSLCAGLLIAGHETTANFSAMAIITLLQHPGQLATFTARPDRAGQAVEELMRRLTGNSSGGGLTRRAVEDVEIGGQLIRAGDWVAPNLAAANIDPALCPHAEELDLDRTPAQHVAFGYGPHACLGQNLARAELEIMLVSLFSRFPRLRLAVPVEELPFRDDMLVYGVHSLPVTW, encoded by the coding sequence GTGACCTGCCCCGCCCACGAACCCGTTCCGCTGCCCCGCGAACGTCACCACCCCCTGGAGCCCGTGCGGGAGACGACCCGCCTGCTCCGTGAGGAACCGGTACGCAAGGTCCGCTTCCCCAACGGCATAGACGCCTGGTTGATCTCCGGCCACGAGTACTTCCGCGCCGTGATGGGCGATCCACAACGGTTCAGCAGCCGCAAGGACGAGACGGACCCGCAGATGCGTGCGGTCTCCAGGCCCCCGGTGGACAATCCCGCCGCGTTCAACCGCGCGGACGGCGCACAGCATCAGCACTACCGCCGCAAGCTGACCGGCCAGTTCATGGTCAAACGGATCGCCGCGCTGCGACCGCGCATCCAGCAGATCGTCGACGAACACCTCGACGCCGTCGCGGCGCGTCCCGCTCCGGTGGACCTGGTGAACACCTTCACTCTGCCCGTGCCGTCGCTGGTGATCGCGGAACTGCTCGGCGTGCCGTATGAGCACCGGCAGGCATTCCAGGACGCGGCGAGCAAAATGCTGGGGCTGAACCCCACAGCGGACGAAGTACAGCAGTCCTTCGCACGGCTCGCGGCAATCCTTGAGTCGGTGTTCGACGCCCGGCTGAGCGACCCCCGCGACGACCTGATCAGCCGCCTGCTGCACGAACAACCCGACCTCAGCCGCGCGGAGCTGACCTCACTGTGCGCCGGGCTGTTGATCGCCGGGCACGAGACGACCGCGAACTTCTCCGCGATGGCCATCATCACGCTGCTCCAGCACCCCGGCCAGCTCGCCACGTTCACCGCTCGCCCCGACAGGGCGGGCCAGGCTGTCGAGGAACTGATGCGCCGCCTCACCGGGAACTCAAGCGGCGGCGGTCTCACCCGCCGAGCAGTGGAGGACGTGGAGATCGGCGGACAGCTGATCCGCGCCGGGGACTGGGTCGCGCCGAATCTGGCTGCCGCGAACATCGACCCGGCCTTGTGCCCGCACGCCGAAGAGCTCGACCTCGACCGCACCCCCGCGCAGCACGTCGCGTTCGGCTACGGCCCGCACGCATGCCTGGGACAGAACCTCGCCCGCGCCGAGCTGGAGATCATGCTGGTCAGCCTGTTCTCCCGCTTCCCCCGGCTGCGGCTGGCGGTGCCGGTGGAGGAACTGCCGTTCCGCGACGACATGCTCGTCTACGGAGTCCATTCGCTACCCGTGACCTGGTAG
- a CDS encoding sensor histidine kinase, protein MIERLKQWLRAWPWTADLAVAASCFALSAPVAVGAAYHRGSPIAWCVGALALACAPLVARSRWPIPVVAATLAVNIAQIIVFSFPGASSIPTGVAVYAAAVRTGRRSAWRVGACATVVLTTASLISDPGLENLWQHLALVAGMGLAVASGDAVRSRHQLLAAAMERAERAERTREEEARLRVTEERLRIARELHDVVAHHITLVNAQAGVAHHLMRTDLDHAYQALERIRDTSRTALDELRATVGLLRYGEDPQTPREPAPGLADLDDLLNTFRHSGLNITHEQTGQPVELPPITDLTAYRIIQEALTNTRKHAGAVSARVHLDHRADALRITVEDDGPAGSGAGGNDGPRPGPGTGHGMIGMRERAHAAGGTLTAGPIPTGGFRIHTALPLRANRKGLDP, encoded by the coding sequence ATGATCGAGCGGCTCAAGCAGTGGCTGCGGGCCTGGCCGTGGACGGCAGACCTGGCAGTCGCGGCGAGCTGCTTCGCCTTGTCCGCCCCGGTGGCCGTGGGCGCCGCCTATCACCGCGGGAGCCCGATCGCCTGGTGCGTCGGCGCTCTGGCGCTGGCCTGCGCGCCGCTGGTCGCCCGCAGCCGCTGGCCGATCCCGGTCGTCGCAGCCACCTTGGCCGTCAACATCGCCCAGATCATCGTGTTCTCCTTCCCCGGGGCCTCGTCCATCCCCACCGGGGTCGCGGTCTACGCCGCGGCCGTGCGTACCGGCCGGCGTTCCGCTTGGCGCGTCGGCGCGTGCGCGACCGTGGTACTCACCACCGCGTCGCTCATCAGCGACCCGGGGCTGGAGAACCTCTGGCAGCACCTGGCCCTCGTCGCCGGAATGGGCCTGGCGGTGGCCAGCGGCGACGCCGTCCGCAGCCGCCACCAACTGCTCGCCGCCGCCATGGAACGAGCTGAACGTGCCGAACGCACCCGAGAGGAGGAGGCCCGACTCCGGGTCACCGAGGAACGCCTGCGCATCGCCCGGGAGTTGCACGACGTCGTCGCCCACCACATCACCCTGGTCAACGCCCAGGCAGGCGTCGCCCACCATCTGATGCGCACCGACCTCGACCACGCCTACCAGGCACTCGAACGCATCCGGGACACCAGCCGCACCGCCCTGGACGAACTGCGCGCCACGGTCGGACTGCTCCGCTATGGCGAGGACCCGCAGACGCCCCGCGAACCCGCACCCGGCCTCGCCGACCTCGACGACCTCCTGAACACCTTCCGCCACTCCGGCCTGAACATCACCCACGAGCAGACCGGCCAGCCGGTCGAACTGCCGCCGATCACCGACCTGACCGCCTACCGGATCATCCAGGAAGCACTCACCAACACCCGCAAGCACGCCGGCGCGGTATCGGCGCGGGTCCACCTGGACCACCGCGCCGACGCCCTGCGGATCACCGTCGAAGACGACGGCCCCGCCGGATCAGGAGCCGGCGGCAACGACGGCCCCCGTCCAGGCCCCGGTACGGGCCACGGCATGATCGGGATGCGCGAGCGGGCCCATGCCGCGGGCGGCACCCTCACCGCCGGCCCCATCCCCACCGGCGGCTTCCGCATCCACACCGCACTGCCCCTGCGCGCCAACCGAAAGGGCCTCGACCCATGA
- a CDS encoding response regulator → MTIRVLLADDQALLRGTFRMLIDSAPDMEVVAEAATGREAVHLARSQQVDLILMDIRMPDLDGLAATKLIGDDEDLAGVKILILTTFENDEYVAEALRAGASGFLGKGINPDELLNAIRVIAEGDSLLSPAATKALITRFLAQTAAPRPQAPPELATLTPREHEVVTLVAAGLSNDEIAERLFVTPLTAKTHVNRAMTKLGARDRAQLVVIAYQAGLVEPAVRHRPHPG, encoded by the coding sequence ATGACGATCCGAGTCCTCCTCGCCGACGACCAGGCACTCCTACGCGGCACCTTCCGCATGCTCATCGACTCCGCCCCCGACATGGAAGTCGTAGCCGAAGCCGCAACAGGACGCGAGGCCGTCCACCTCGCACGCAGCCAACAGGTCGACCTGATCTTGATGGACATCCGCATGCCCGACCTCGACGGCCTCGCCGCGACCAAGCTCATCGGCGACGACGAGGACCTCGCAGGCGTCAAGATCCTCATCCTGACCACCTTCGAGAACGACGAGTACGTCGCCGAAGCCCTACGCGCCGGCGCCAGCGGCTTCCTCGGCAAAGGCATCAACCCCGACGAACTCCTCAACGCGATCCGGGTCATAGCGGAAGGCGACTCTCTGCTCTCCCCGGCCGCCACCAAAGCCCTGATAACCCGTTTCCTGGCCCAAACCGCCGCGCCCCGCCCGCAGGCGCCCCCGGAACTCGCCACACTCACCCCACGCGAGCACGAAGTGGTCACCCTCGTCGCAGCCGGACTGTCCAACGACGAGATAGCCGAACGGCTCTTCGTCACACCACTCACCGCAAAAACGCACGTCAACCGCGCGATGACAAAACTCGGCGCCAGAGACCGGGCGCAACTCGTGGTCATCGCCTACCAGGCCGGCCTGGTCGAGCCGGCCGTACGCCACCGACCGCATCCGGGCTGA
- the serC gene encoding phosphoserine transaminase, whose product MADIQIPADIKPADGRFGAGPSKVRTEALGALAATGSSLLGTSHRQAPVKNLVGKVRDGVRDLFQLPEGYEVVLGNGGSTAFWDIATHGLIERKSQHLSFGEFSSKFAKAAKLAPWLEEPTVISADPGDHPDPVAEAGVDVYGFTHNETSTGVAAPIERVAGADDGALVLVDATSGAGGLPVDITETDVYYFAPQKSFASDGGLWLAAFSPAALERARAVHASGRHIPEFFSLPTAIDNSLKNQTYNTPALSTLFLLNEQLEWINGQGGLDWAVRRTATSSRTLYGWAEDAKYATPFVTDPAKRSQVIGTIDFDDDIDAAAVAKALRANGIVDTEPYRKLGRNQLRIAMFPAIDPADVEALTACIDHVIGKL is encoded by the coding sequence GTGGCTGATATCCAGATTCCCGCTGACATCAAGCCCGCCGACGGACGCTTCGGCGCGGGCCCCTCCAAGGTGCGTACGGAGGCGCTCGGCGCCCTCGCCGCCACCGGTAGCTCCCTTCTCGGCACGTCCCACCGCCAGGCCCCGGTCAAGAACCTGGTCGGCAAGGTGCGCGACGGCGTACGCGACCTCTTCCAGCTCCCCGAGGGCTACGAGGTCGTGCTCGGCAACGGCGGCTCCACCGCGTTCTGGGACATCGCGACGCACGGCCTGATCGAGCGCAAGTCCCAGCACCTCAGCTTCGGCGAGTTCTCCTCGAAGTTCGCCAAGGCCGCCAAGCTGGCGCCGTGGCTGGAGGAACCCACCGTCATCTCCGCCGACCCGGGCGACCACCCGGACCCGGTCGCGGAGGCGGGCGTGGACGTCTACGGCTTCACCCACAACGAGACCTCGACCGGTGTCGCCGCCCCCATCGAGCGGGTCGCGGGCGCCGACGACGGCGCGCTGGTGCTGGTCGACGCCACCTCCGGCGCCGGCGGCCTGCCCGTGGACATCACCGAGACCGATGTCTACTACTTCGCCCCGCAGAAGTCGTTCGCCTCCGACGGCGGCCTGTGGCTGGCGGCCTTCTCCCCCGCCGCCCTGGAGCGCGCCCGCGCCGTCCACGCCTCCGGCCGTCACATCCCGGAGTTCTTCTCGCTGCCCACGGCGATCGACAACTCCCTGAAGAACCAGACGTACAACACCCCCGCGCTGTCCACCCTCTTCCTGCTCAACGAGCAGCTGGAGTGGATCAACGGCCAGGGCGGCCTGGACTGGGCGGTCCGCCGCACCGCCACCTCCTCGCGCACCCTCTACGGCTGGGCCGAGGACGCCAAGTACGCCACCCCGTTCGTCACCGACCCGGCCAAGCGCTCGCAGGTCATCGGCACGATCGACTTCGACGACGACATCGACGCCGCGGCCGTCGCCAAGGCCCTGCGCGCCAACGGCATCGTCGACACCGAGCCGTACCGCAAGCTCGGCCGCAACCAGCTGCGGATCGCGATGTTCCCGGCGATCGACCCGGCGGACGTCGAGGCCCTGACGGCCTGCATCGACCATGTGATCGGCAAGCTGTGA
- a CDS encoding PPOX class F420-dependent oxidoreductase, translated as MTNPPSPGLAPFEQQGAILLTTYKRDGTGVGTPMNIAVDGDHAYLRTYGSAWKAKRMRNFPEVEICASTWRGRPTGPTVPARVRLLDPQTREYRRAERSLTRKYPLIHGLFVPLLHRLRKERTLHYELRLTGDGAGGERPAEDSGLGI; from the coding sequence ATGACGAATCCCCCGAGCCCCGGCCTCGCCCCCTTCGAGCAGCAGGGGGCGATCCTGCTGACCACGTACAAGCGGGACGGCACCGGTGTCGGCACGCCGATGAACATCGCCGTCGACGGCGATCACGCCTACCTGCGGACGTACGGCAGCGCCTGGAAGGCCAAACGGATGCGGAACTTCCCCGAGGTGGAGATCTGCGCCTCCACCTGGCGGGGCCGCCCCACCGGGCCCACCGTCCCGGCCCGGGTGCGGCTGCTGGACCCGCAGACCCGGGAGTACCGGAGGGCCGAGCGTTCCCTGACCCGGAAATACCCCCTGATCCACGGGCTGTTCGTCCCGCTGCTGCACCGGCTGAGGAAGGAGCGGACGCTCCATTACGAGCTGCGGCTGACCGGGGACGGGGCGGGCGGGGAGCGGCCGGCGGAGGACTCGGGCCTCGGGATCTGA
- a CDS encoding esterase-like activity of phytase family protein, with amino-acid sequence MRSLLCAAGAAGILWTAAVVPAAADEPDGFTIGDSRITESSGLAASRAHPGVYWTHNDSDDGPYVYAVDGRSGRTVARITLRGIGTPRDVEAISLGPDGNLYVGDIGDNLGGSWNHVWIYRFPEPKKLRDATVTATQFDVKYADGPRDAEALMVHPRTGRVYIASKKQDGGGALYAGPQRLTTSGTNVFRKVAPVDLWVTDGAFSPDGSRLVLRSYFGARIYRWQDGRPKDLGSVGVPVQQQGESVTFTPDGRTLMYGSEGGDSEVKPVGLSDGQLPDSAKDDPANGDGSNGGGKDGSSGSDLDPGFIKGAMVFAVATALVVGLRRLVRRR; translated from the coding sequence ATGCGTTCGCTTCTGTGCGCGGCCGGTGCCGCGGGAATCCTGTGGACGGCGGCCGTGGTCCCCGCCGCCGCCGACGAGCCCGACGGCTTCACCATCGGCGACTCCCGGATCACCGAGTCCAGCGGCCTGGCCGCCAGCCGTGCGCACCCCGGCGTCTACTGGACCCACAACGACAGCGACGACGGCCCCTACGTCTACGCCGTCGACGGCCGCTCCGGCCGGACGGTCGCCCGGATCACGCTGCGCGGCATCGGCACGCCCCGCGACGTCGAGGCGATCTCCCTCGGCCCGGACGGCAACCTCTACGTCGGCGACATCGGCGACAACCTCGGCGGCAGCTGGAACCACGTCTGGATCTACCGTTTCCCCGAGCCGAAGAAGCTGCGCGACGCGACGGTGACGGCCACCCAGTTCGACGTGAAGTACGCGGACGGGCCGCGCGACGCCGAGGCGCTGATGGTGCACCCCAGGACCGGCCGGGTCTACATCGCCAGCAAGAAGCAGGACGGCGGCGGCGCCCTCTACGCGGGCCCGCAGCGGCTCACCACCTCCGGCACCAACGTCTTCCGCAAGGTCGCGCCGGTCGACCTGTGGGTGACCGACGGGGCGTTCTCCCCCGACGGCAGCCGGCTGGTGCTGCGCAGCTACTTCGGCGCCCGGATCTACCGCTGGCAGGACGGCCGCCCCAAGGACCTCGGCAGCGTGGGCGTACCGGTCCAGCAACAGGGCGAGTCGGTCACCTTCACCCCCGACGGCCGCACCCTGATGTACGGCTCGGAGGGCGGCGACAGCGAGGTGAAGCCGGTCGGCCTGAGCGACGGCCAGCTGCCGGACTCGGCCAAGGACGACCCGGCGAACGGAGACGGCTCCAACGGCGGGGGGAAGGACGGGAGTTCGGGGTCGGACCTGGACCCCGGCTTCATCAAGGGCGCGATGGTCTTCGCCGTCGCCACGGCGCTGGTCGTCGGGCTGCGCAGGCTGGTGCGGCGGAGGTAG
- a CDS encoding GDSL-type esterase/lipase family protein, with product MFVGDSMTIGSTGDFTWRYRMWQHLDATSDGPFRIVGPRHTLHEPATGAPSSTAYADPRFPEEARCHLAGWGEGWLHMAPLIGDTVRRYDADTLLVSLGLIDLGFYTNAEQTAENVREFMARAREAAPHIRAVLMPVIPNVRAAADPAFGAECARFNELLAKAVADLSTPGSPLLLASEPDGWETDRATYDGTHPSERGERLLAGAFADAMHQAWGVGGPYGAAGPHRDGVRRGSTSPRAHTAPPAPPPYAHGLR from the coding sequence ATGTTCGTCGGTGACTCGATGACCATTGGGAGCACCGGCGATTTCACCTGGCGCTACCGGATGTGGCAGCACCTGGACGCGACGTCCGACGGCCCGTTCCGCATCGTCGGGCCGCGCCACACGCTCCACGAACCCGCCACCGGCGCCCCCTCCTCCACCGCCTACGCCGACCCCCGCTTCCCCGAGGAGGCCCGGTGCCACCTCGCCGGCTGGGGCGAGGGCTGGCTGCACATGGCGCCGCTGATCGGCGACACGGTGCGCCGGTACGACGCCGACACCCTGCTGGTCTCGCTCGGGCTGATCGACCTCGGCTTCTACACCAACGCCGAGCAGACCGCGGAGAACGTACGGGAGTTCATGGCGCGGGCCCGGGAGGCGGCGCCGCACATCCGGGCGGTGCTGATGCCGGTGATACCCAATGTGCGGGCGGCGGCGGACCCCGCGTTCGGCGCGGAGTGCGCCCGCTTCAACGAACTGCTGGCCAAGGCCGTCGCCGACCTCTCCACCCCCGGCTCACCGCTGCTGCTGGCCTCCGAGCCGGACGGCTGGGAGACCGACCGTGCCACCTACGACGGGACGCATCCGTCGGAGCGGGGCGAGCGACTGCTCGCCGGGGCGTTCGCCGACGCGATGCATCAGGCATGGGGCGTCGGGGGCCCGTACGGGGCCGCCGGGCCGCACCGGGACGGCGTCAGGCGCGGGTCCACGAGTCCGCGAGCGCACACAGCTCCGCCGGCGCCGCCTCCGTACGCGCACGGTCTCCGGTGA
- a CDS encoding TetR family transcriptional regulator, giving the protein MARPCDPRRRTEILDAVIAHLAETGIAHLSLRPPARALGHSTRVLTHHFADKDALITAVLAAAGRLGGRVPEFLADRADFVAGALRARGLAPDAARVHATFLNSAYAGLQADVLVTGDRARTEAAPAELCALADSWTRA; this is encoded by the coding sequence ATGGCCAGGCCCTGTGACCCCCGCCGCCGTACCGAGATCCTCGACGCGGTCATCGCGCACCTGGCCGAGACGGGGATCGCGCACCTCTCGCTGCGTCCGCCGGCCCGGGCGCTCGGGCACAGCACCCGGGTGCTCACCCATCACTTCGCGGACAAGGACGCCCTGATCACGGCCGTGCTGGCGGCGGCCGGGCGGCTCGGCGGGCGGGTCCCCGAGTTCCTCGCGGACCGGGCCGACTTCGTGGCCGGCGCCCTCCGGGCCCGCGGTCTCGCCCCCGACGCGGCGCGGGTGCACGCCACGTTCCTCAACAGCGCCTACGCGGGCCTGCAGGCCGACGTGCTGGTCACCGGAGACCGTGCGCGTACGGAGGCGGCGCCGGCGGAGCTGTGTGCGCTCGCGGACTCGTGGACCCGCGCCTGA